The sequence below is a genomic window from Colletotrichum destructivum chromosome 4, complete sequence.
TTGTCTATGATCGGGACCATGTTTTGTTTCCCTTTGTGCATCCCGGCAAATGCCGCCGTTTGctacccccctccccccttcaaCACCGGATCGAGACATTGTCAAAAACGTCCATTCCCTCTAGACCCCTAAACTCTTTGCTCAAGtctcgacgacatcggccaCTGGGCAGCTTCAGACGAACAGATGAAAAAGTAGGCGCTTGTTGATGGGTACGTCATCGCAAGTGGCGACAAAATCCAGGGACAGCAGCAGAGGGGTAGAACTTTGGCGGGGACAAGGTATTGTATGAGTGAGCGCCTTGGTCCTTGGATCTTTTCTAAGTTTTCGTCAAACGCAACCTGTGACCGGTGCCGACCTCTAGATTGAATGTTGCATGCTTACTTCCACGTGTTCGGCCATCGTCTTGACTGACTATGGTATACCTACTTTGGGTGGAAACAACTCTCCTGATCAGCCATTACGAGCTTGAACAGAAATATGGCATTGCAAATGCGCATTTTTGTGTCACTCTACTCGGTATAAGATAGCCAATTTGGTTTCAAAGGGCGGTTTACTAGATAAGTAGCATACAGCCGCCAGGGTATTTCCGCGTCGTTCCATGTCGTGCATCTCAACCCCGTTGCCCAAGTCCCTGAACGCCAGAAAATTTGAAAAAAGTCGTACTGGTACATAAGCCCGCGCGCCTgacagaaaagaaagaagcaatGCTCGGGATCAGTATCATCATCCAAAGGGTGTGGTGCTTCTCCCGCGGCCTCCATTTTCATTCACCGGCCTGCGGGCTCTGGAAAGCGCGTGTGCAAACTAAGGTCCAGCTAGCAATTTATATGTGCAAAGTCGCGTGTTGGTTAGAGCTGTCTGTGTGATTTTCAAAGCCGAGGGATGCCGTTCGATCCGTCGCTCAGTCTTCGAGATGTTGACGGGCCGGCTTCGCCATCGCTGTCGGAGCTGCCGCGCGTGCGGCTGGTGCTGCTGACACTACGATTGGCCAGACGGCTGCGCTCGACTTCCTCGCGGCTCTTGTTCATGAGCCAGGCCATGTGCATCTTTAGTATGCCCAGGTTGCTCCTGATCTCGGTGATCTGGTCCTTGATCGGCATGACCTGGTTCAGGACCATGACCGTCTGGCGCCCTTCCAAGTCGGTcagctccttcttgagctcctccATGCGGCGTTCCATGTCCTCGTATATGGTCATAACGGCCTCGGTGGGTTTAAACTTTGGACCGCCTTGGACGTTGTTGAGGCTGAAGACGTCGTCCCACGAGATGCAATCGCGTCGCTCGTCCTTCAGTTCCATGATCTGCCTCTCCTGCTCTTCCGTCTGCTTCTGCAGCTTCTCGATCTGTTTCTCTTGGGCTTTGACCTTCTCGCCCACGACGGCAACGACCTTGTAGATGCAGTCGTCTTGGTGGGCGCCCAGGATCTTGCGAAGCGCCTCGTGTGTGCAACCGTAATCGACATATTTGCAGGCAACCGACGCCTCGGGACAGCTGCTGTCGCGGTGTTGGCTGACTTCGGAAAGCTTGATCGTCGCGCCGCAGTCGGAGCAGCTCGTCGTGTTTTTGGTACACTTCTTATTGATGTGGTCCGCCATGGACGCCGCCTCCATCTTGTCTTCGCAGTATTCGCATGTCTGCTCGAAATGCCAGCACTTGCCCGAGACTGCAAGCCACTGCTGCACCCTCTTGTCGCAGGCCTTGTCGGGACAGTCGTGCAGCGTGTACCTGCAGTTGATGGTGTGCTTAACAACCTCCTCGCGCTTCATCTTTTCGCTACATCCTCGCTCAGTGTTGGGGCACTCGACAACTAGGCTATCGAGAATGTTGGTCAAGAGTCTCGACGTCTTGCAGTCCCTGGCGCGAAACCTGGTGCGGTCGATGGGGCATGTATCGGACGAATGGAAATGGCGCTTGAGGCATTCGAGACAGAAGGTATGGTCGCAGGGCGTGATTATGGGAGTAATGACGGGAAGCTTGCAGATGGGACAGAGAAGGTTAtcgtcgggctcgtcggcgtaCAGCAAGGCGGAGAAGTCGAGCAATTCCCTGACTTTGCTGGGGCTGATGGAGTGTCGCAACGCTTCCCGAGTAGATATTTCTTCGACCGGCCACTGGTTGGGAGGAGTTCGTGCTGGGTTGCCAACGATACGATTAGCTGGGTGCTCAACGATGCGCTCTCGTTTCTCTTAGGCCCGGGTGATACTCACGCGTCAGGGGGATAGGGACTCCCTCGAGCGACCGCACAGCCTCTTCGACGAGGTTGTGGACAAGATGGGTAGTGGCAGAGCCGTCGCCGGGGAAGCTAGGATGTGACATGATGGGCGGGTGCTCTGGTTGCCAACCTCTGCTGTATATGGACTCTACCTATGCAACGCAGCGACACAGATCACGACATGTCCCGGAAGACCATGGTGTTGGAGCGCGGGGCTGGGGGTGAGGAAATAGGTTGCTTGCGGGTATTGTGGGTGTATTCCAGGCGGTGACGAGATGACGATGCTTTCTTGTGGATATCTGTTTGGGgggtggtgctgccgacgatGGGTTGCGCAGGGTCAATTCCCAAGGGACatgggaggagggaagggaaactTTGGAGGCAATCCCATCCAGTAAATCCGTCCCGCCTCGCGCCCGTCGGCAAACATGGAACCTTCAGTAATCGCAGGTACCTTCCTCTGTGCTGTAGGCACGGCAGGGAAGGAGGTACCTGCTTGACAGGTGGAGAGATAGTGACGTGACTCGAGCCGAGGGTGCGATACGCCGATAAGGATCGATGGAGCCTATCGAGTTTAGAACAGTGTTTTCGTTTGGGCACTGTACCCTGACACAGTCCCCGCACATGGCATTTAGCATTCAGCATGCATTTAGCATTCATCATTGCATTCAGCATTGGCGGCTGTCGGCCAAATCCCAAACCGcatcttttcttcctccagCGTCTCGCACTTTTCTTTATTCAACCCTGTCGGGAAACGGGGATTCGCATGCCTTCATCGCCAATGATGTGGAGAAGAGGGCCCATGTAACCATCTCGGTCGAAACAGGCGCCCTCAGTTCATCATAGCAACGCAAAAGCTTACCTCGACTCTAGTAACTGCAGTCGTCTGCTGCTCCAAGCGGAATGCATGTCCTCACCCAAACATGAAATGAAGCATTGCGATACTGGCACCAAGCAGTGAACATGTCGAGTTATCACGGCACGGCCGTAAGCATTCACACGGAAGGACCTTAATCGATGTGTATCCAATACCTCACTTGCAGACCTCACAAAGAGCACCTTGTCACTGGTCTAAATCGGGCTGGTCATCAACGCCAACAAGGAGTCGCGTGCATATCCAGCATGGACACTTTGAATCTTACGTGAGATTCGCCAATCCATCGCGCCAAGCCAACGTTGTCATGCATCGAAGCGAGACAGACAATCAAGCTGTTTTCTCCGACGTGTCACTCTGCCTCAAACCAAGGGTTGGCCACGGCCGCTCGCTCGAACGCTCTGTTGTCGCCAATCCAACTTCGCGGCGCTAAACCACAGTGGTGGCATCGCCATGCTCGATCCTGGACCCTGAGCTCCAGCTGCAGCGCCCTCCCCAACCCAAGTTGC
It includes:
- a CDS encoding Putative Zinc finger, TRAF-type, Zinc finger, RING-type, Zinc finger, RING/FYVE/PHD-type — translated: MSHPSFPGDGSATTHLVHNLVEEAVRSLEGVPIPLTPRTPPNQWPVEEISTREALRHSISPSKVRELLDFSALLYADEPDDNLLCPICKLPVITPIITPCDHTFCLECLKRHFHSSDTCPIDRTRFRARDCKTSRLLTNILDSLVVECPNTERGCSEKMKREEVVKHTINCRYTLHDCPDKACDKRVQQWLAVSGKCWHFEQTCEYCEDKMEAASMADHINKKCTKNTTSCSDCGATIKLSEVSQHRDSSCPEASVACKYVDYGCTHEALRKILGAHQDDCIYKVVAVVGEKVKAQEKQIEKLQKQTEEQERQIMELKDERRDCISWDDVFSLNNVQGGPKFKPTEAVMTIYEDMERRMEELKKELTDLEGRQTVMVLNQVMPIKDQITEIRSNLGILKMHMAWLMNKSREEVERSRLANRSVSSTSRTRGSSDSDGEAGPSTSRRLSDGSNGIPRL